From Deinococcus yavapaiensis KR-236, a single genomic window includes:
- a CDS encoding VOC family protein, whose protein sequence is MDLTIHQTFLPHDDPADSLAFYRDTLGFEVRGDVEYGGLHWITVGPADQPHTSIVLYPPAATPGVTDDERRVIAEMMAKGTYAALVLATADLDGTFERLQSRNAEIVQEPTEQPYGVRDCAVRDPAGNLIRVQERRGVARPSAT, encoded by the coding sequence GTGGACCTCACGATTCATCAGACGTTCCTGCCGCACGACGATCCGGCCGACTCCCTGGCGTTTTACCGTGACACCCTCGGCTTCGAGGTGAGGGGCGACGTCGAATACGGCGGATTGCACTGGATCACGGTCGGTCCCGCCGATCAGCCTCACACGTCCATCGTGTTGTACCCGCCCGCGGCGACACCCGGCGTGACCGACGACGAGCGCCGCGTCATCGCGGAGATGATGGCCAAAGGCACTTACGCGGCCCTCGTCTTGGCCACGGCCGACCTCGACGGCACGTTCGAGCGCTTGCAGAGCAGGAACGCCGAGATCGTTCAGGAACCGACCGAGCAGCCTTACGGCGTTCGCGACTGCGCCGTTCGCGATCCCGCCGGAAACTTGATTCGCGTTCAAGAGCGGCGCGGCGTCGCTCGGCCGTCGGCAACTTGA
- a CDS encoding DUF664 domain-containing protein — protein sequence MRELVVSHRHPVPEIGAALWTLEEARRRTHESVTGLFDPDVAPAGLNAIGTLLYHIAAIELDWLFTEVRQEDFPDEAARWFPVDVRDEAGRLSAVVGETVQHHLDRLGWVRALLLDTFEHMTVDDFVRPRSLPRYDVTPQWVLAHLALHESNHKGQILTLRTLQGRAVRRD from the coding sequence ATGCGTGAACTCGTCGTGTCCCATCGACACCCCGTTCCCGAGATCGGCGCGGCCCTTTGGACGTTGGAGGAAGCGCGGCGGCGCACGCACGAGAGCGTCACGGGCCTCTTCGATCCCGACGTCGCGCCCGCTGGACTCAACGCCATCGGTACGCTCCTGTACCACATCGCCGCGATCGAACTCGACTGGCTGTTCACCGAAGTCCGCCAGGAGGACTTCCCGGACGAGGCGGCGCGTTGGTTTCCCGTCGACGTGCGCGACGAGGCCGGGCGCCTCTCGGCGGTCGTGGGCGAGACCGTGCAGCACCACCTCGACCGCCTCGGATGGGTTCGCGCGCTCCTGCTCGACACGTTCGAGCACATGACCGTCGACGACTTCGTCCGGCCGCGCTCGTTGCCTCGGTACGACGTGACGCCTCAGTGGGTCCTCGCGCACCTCGCCTTGCACGAGTCGAACCACAAAGGCCAGATTCTGACGCTCCGAACGCTGCAAGGCCGCGCCGTGAGGAGAGACTGA
- a CDS encoding iron chaperone, producing the protein MSERTPQVFTDEERAAMKERAAEQKAEGRRGARSAKADAESDVLAKIAEMTPSDRAMAERLHALIKASAPTLSPKLWYGMPAYAKDGKVVCFFQSAHKFKTRYATLGFSDEAKLDDGALWPTAFALTEWTVDVEAAVALLVRKAVG; encoded by the coding sequence ATGAGTGAACGAACACCTCAGGTATTCACGGACGAAGAGCGGGCGGCGATGAAGGAGCGCGCCGCCGAGCAGAAAGCCGAAGGCCGCCGCGGCGCCCGCTCGGCCAAGGCAGACGCGGAAAGCGACGTGCTCGCGAAGATCGCCGAGATGACGCCCTCCGACCGCGCCATGGCCGAGCGCCTGCACGCGCTGATCAAGGCGAGCGCGCCCACCTTGTCGCCGAAACTTTGGTACGGAATGCCCGCGTACGCCAAGGACGGCAAGGTCGTCTGCTTCTTTCAAAGCGCGCACAAATTCAAGACGCGGTACGCGACGCTGGGCTTCAGCGACGAGGCGAAGCTCGATGACGGAGCCTTGTGGCCTACCGCCTTCGCGCTGACCGAGTGGACGGTCGACGTCGAAGCGGCGGTCGCCTTGCTCGTGAGAAAAGCGGTGGGGTGA
- a CDS encoding DNA glycosylase AlkZ-like family protein: MPLSLAALRTFALRRSLPGKAGLQDVIDALGYVQADPIRAPARAQDLILFQRVRGYRAGDLERRYADLDVEEEVLQNYGFVPRRVQRLVHPRETSALRIEREAPHLLDGVLAFVRERGVAHPRDVEAHFGRERVGNYWGGTSSATTRVLEGLHFRGHLRVVRREAGVRVYGPALHLHELHADPPSKAEQARGLVDLVLRQLAPIPEASFKATVSMLGYGARHLAPELRQAVRSAQTERAKVDGVTYLWPGGETPDGDAPAKVHLLAPFDPLVWDRRRFEHLHGWAYRFEAYTPAAKRKLGYYALPLVWRGEAIGWANLKVEGGELKAEVGFVNARPASKAFERELDAELDRYRAFLGSRRERDEAPRR; encoded by the coding sequence ATGCCGCTTTCCCTCGCCGCACTGCGGACGTTCGCCCTTCGCCGCTCCCTGCCGGGCAAGGCGGGCTTGCAGGACGTCATCGACGCCCTCGGATACGTGCAGGCCGACCCGATTCGCGCTCCGGCGCGCGCTCAGGACCTCATCCTCTTCCAGCGGGTGCGCGGCTACCGTGCGGGCGACCTCGAGCGGCGTTACGCGGACCTCGACGTGGAAGAGGAGGTGCTGCAAAACTACGGCTTCGTTCCGAGGCGCGTGCAACGTCTCGTTCACCCTCGCGAAACGTCCGCGCTGCGCATCGAGCGTGAAGCGCCGCACCTGCTCGACGGCGTGCTGGCGTTCGTGCGCGAGCGAGGCGTCGCGCATCCCAGGGACGTCGAGGCGCACTTCGGGCGCGAGCGTGTCGGAAACTACTGGGGCGGCACGAGCAGCGCGACGACGCGCGTCCTGGAAGGCTTGCACTTCCGAGGCCACCTGCGCGTCGTGCGGCGTGAGGCAGGCGTGCGCGTGTACGGTCCCGCCCTTCACCTTCACGAGCTTCACGCCGATCCGCCTTCGAAGGCGGAGCAGGCGCGCGGCCTCGTGGACCTCGTGCTGCGGCAACTCGCCCCGATTCCCGAAGCCAGCTTCAAGGCGACGGTGTCGATGCTGGGCTACGGCGCTCGTCACCTCGCGCCCGAGTTGCGGCAAGCCGTGCGAAGCGCGCAGACCGAACGCGCGAAGGTGGACGGCGTGACGTACCTTTGGCCCGGCGGCGAGACGCCCGACGGGGACGCACCCGCCAAAGTTCACCTGCTCGCGCCGTTCGATCCGCTCGTGTGGGACCGCCGAAGGTTCGAGCACCTTCATGGCTGGGCGTACCGCTTCGAGGCGTACACCCCGGCGGCGAAGCGCAAGCTCGGCTACTACGCCCTGCCCCTCGTGTGGCGCGGCGAGGCGATCGGGTGGGCGAACCTCAAGGTGGAAGGCGGCGAGTTGAAGGCCGAGGTCGGCTTCGTGAACGCTCGGCCCGCTTCGAAGGCGTTCGAGCGGGAACTGGACGCGGAGCTGGATCGGTACCGCGCGTTCTTGGGGTCGAGGCGGGAACGAGACGAAGCGCCTCGGCGCTGA
- a CDS encoding helix-turn-helix transcriptional regulator: MTKELGSSHLRDLARLRRVRDRIDREYDRPLDVEALARSVNMSGGHLSRQFKRAYGESPYAYLMTRRIERAMALLQRGDLSVTEVCFAVGCSSLGTFSTRFTELVGVPPSVYRARADRATAGMPPCLAKQVIRPIRNREAPTPEDA; the protein is encoded by the coding sequence GTGACCAAAGAGCTCGGCTCGTCGCACCTTCGCGATCTCGCTCGGCTGCGCCGCGTTCGGGACCGAATCGACCGGGAGTACGATCGTCCGCTGGACGTCGAAGCCCTCGCCCGCAGCGTGAACATGTCGGGCGGGCACCTCAGCCGTCAATTCAAACGTGCCTACGGCGAGTCGCCGTACGCTTACCTCATGACGCGGCGCATCGAGCGCGCGATGGCGCTGTTGCAACGCGGCGACCTCAGCGTCACCGAAGTCTGCTTCGCGGTGGGGTGCTCTTCGCTGGGCACGTTCAGCACCCGCTTCACGGAACTCGTCGGCGTTCCGCCCAGCGTGTACCGAGCGCGCGCGGACCGCGCGACGGCGGGCATGCCGCCGTGCTTGGCGAAGCAGGTGATCCGACCGATCAGGAATCGAGAAGCGCCGACTCCCGAAGACGCTTAG